In Magnetococcales bacterium, the DNA window GGAGAAAAAGGAACGATTCTTTCGGGGCGGAGCGAATTACACTTGACTTCGTGTCCCACTGGTTTAAAATCCATCCGCTATGGTGTCTTCCCCTCTTGATGAAAACGTCCTTGGCGCTTTGGCTCCGGGACTGGTCAGCATGGCGGATGTAGCTCAGTTGGTAGAGCCCCGGATTGTGATTCCGGTTGTCGTGGGTTCGAGTCCCATCGTTCGCCCCAAATTCCTTGAAGCACGCCAAGCACCCCAGGTTCAAATTGGTCGGTTCGTCAATTCCCTTTTGTGTGTCCCCATTGCTGTTTTTGAGGCTCACCTGCGAAAGTGGGGGATTGGCCGGATACGGCAAAGAACCACACTCGTTGTTGCTCGGATCGGGTTGACGTCACCACGCAAAATGATCCTCCGGTCCATTGGTGACATACCGATTGGTGAAATGCCCGATTGGTGAAATGCCCGATTGGTGAAATGGTAGACACGCGGGATTTAGGTTCCCGTGCCTCGCGGCGTGAGGGTTCGAGTCCCTTGTCGGGCACCATGGCCACCATGGCCATCGTCGATCACCAGCCCCATTGGTGTCTGAGGTCCGGATTGCATCCAGGTTGTCATCAACGGGATTGGAAGGGGGAACCCCGATGGATTACAAGCTGGTTTTTCGATCCCGCGTCGATCCGGAAGCCGATCACCTCCCAATCAGGCCCATGATTTCCGGACAGGAGCCATTCCCGGCTTCCAAGGATGTTCGGGTTTCCGACCGCCTCCGTCAGACCGCCCTCACCGATTGGATGGGAGCGTGATGAAAGAGAAGCTCGTTTCGGCGCTGTTGCCACTTCTCTGGACCGTCCTGCTTGCCGCATCCTTGTTCTGGAATCTGTGGAATGCCGGGCGTGACTCGGAGTCCATTGTCATGGCGTTTGCCCGCGCCTTCAGTGACGCACTCATCAGCACCCATCTGTGGAATGCCAATCTGGGTGGGGTATACGTCAAGGTCACCGACGACATCCAATCCAATCCATACCTGAATCCCGTCATGCGGGATCTGACCACCCGTGACGGGGTGCGGCTGACCCTGATTCATCCCTCCCAGATGTTGCGACAGATCGCCGAAGTTTCCCAGTATGATCAGAAGGTGCGTTATCATCTCATCGCCCTGCGTCCCATCCGGTCCGCCAACACTCCGGATGGCTGGGAAACGGGGGTGTTGCGCGCCTTCCGGAATCCGGATGATGAACGTCTCGAACTGGTGGCGTCCACCCTGCATTTTCGTTACATGCGGCCACTGCTGGCGCAAGAAGCCTGCCTGAAATGTCATGCGGGTCAGGTGGCCCGGGTGGGTGAGATTCTGGGTGGGGTCTCCTTGACCATTCCGGGCGGGGTGCATCTGAACGCGTTGCGGTCGTCACGGCTGGCGTGGGGGGTATCTCATGGGGTGGTCTGGCTGCTCGGACTGGGGGGGATGTACGCCTTTCGCAGGTTTCGTGATCGACAGAGGCAATTGCTCGATTACAGTCGCGAGGCCTTGTTGCAGGAAAAAGCCTCCGCGGAAAACGCTACACGGGAAAAAAGTGAACTCCTCGGACAACTGCTGCAAAAATCATCCAAGCTGTCCAAACAGAACAAAGAGCTGGAACTGCTCGGACAGATCCGTTCCGTCACCAATCGCCTGTTGATCGATGCCCTGGAGCCTCTTTCCCTGATGGAACATCTGGAAGAGGCCATGTTTCTGATCACCGCGACCCCCTGGTTCGGCATTCAGCCACGGGGATCGATTTTCTTGTGGGACGAGGCTTCCGGAGAACTGGTGCTGGCGGTGCATCATCAGCTTTCCGAGCCGTTGTTGACCTTATGCGCCCGGGTGCCTCTTGGTCATTGTCTGTGCGGTCGGGCGGCTCAGACCCGTCAGGTGGTGTTCACCAGTCATCTGGGGGATCGTCATGAAATCCGCTTCGAGGGGATGGAGGAGCATGGTCATTACTGTTTGCCCATTCTGACCGGGGATCGTCTGCTGGGGGTGCTGAATCTCTATGTGGATCACAACCATACCCCGACCACCGAGGAGGCCAATTTTTTGCGTTCCGTGACCAGCACCCTGGCCGGAATCATCGTGCGGGCCGAACAGGATGAACAACTGGCCGAAGCCAAGCGTCGCGCCGAGGAGGGCACGCGTGCCAAGAGCGCCTTTCTGGCCAACATGAGCCATGAAATCCGTACCCCCATCAACGCCATTCTCGGTCTTGGCCATCTGCTGGAACAGACCATTCTCTCCGGACAGCAGTTGGACTATCTGCGCAAGATCCGTTTCTCTTCCCAGTCCTTGTTGAACATCATCAACGATATTCTGGACTTTTCCAAAATCGAGGCGGGCAAGCTTTCCTTGGAGTCGGTGCCGTTTCATCTGGAGGAGATTTTGGGCCATGTCATCGGACTGGTGGAACACAAAGCCCGGGAAAAAGGATTGGTCATTCTGCTCGACATTCCGCAGGATCTGCCTTGCACCTTGCGGGGCGATCCGTTGCGACTTGGGCAGGTGTTGACCAACCTGATCGGCAATGCGGTCAAGTTCACCGAGTCCGGGGAGATTGCGGTCAGTGTCCAGCCTTATTATTATTCTGAGAGTTTTGTGGTGCACTGTTTTTCGGTGCAGGATACCGGCATCGGCCTGACCCCGGAACAGCAGGCCGGACTGTTTCAGGCGTTCAGTCAGGCGGATCTTTCCACCACGCGTCGTTTTGGCGGCACCGGATTGGGTTTGGCCATCAGTCGGCAGTTGGTCCGCATGATGGGCGGGCGGATCTGGGTGGAGAGTGAACCGGGTCGGGGCAGTCTGTTTGCTTTCACGGCGGCCTTTTGGCGTCAGGATCAGCAGACGGTCTTGCAGGATGCCGATGCCCGCCATCATTCGTTGACGCGGGATCCGGCCAGTGATGAGCGGGCTTTGGCGGCCTTGCGGGGTGCGTCTGTGTTGGTGGTCGAGGACAACGACATCAACCAGCAGGTGGCCAAGGAGATTCTGCAACAATGGGGACTGGTGGTGACGGTGGTGGGGGATGGTCGGGCCGCCATTCAGGCGGTGGAACAGGCCCATCCCCCCTTTGCCGCGGTGTTCATGGATGTGCAGATGCCGGTGATGGATGGTTATCACGCCACCCGCGCCATTCGCGGACTGGCGGTGGGCGGGGATCTGCCGGTGATCGCCATGACGGCCAATGCCATGTCCGGGGATCGGGAGCGGAGTCTGGCCGAAGGGATGAACGATCATCTGGTCAAACCCATCGATGTGGATCTTCTCAAGGCGAGTGTGTTGCATTGGGTCAAGCCGGTCCCTGGTGGTGGAGTTGAGGGGGAGGTGAAAGCGGCTGTCGTCGTGTCGGCTGAGGCGCTCCCGGCGTGTGTCCTGCCCGAGGTGTTGCCGGGGATCGATCTGGAGGACGGTTTGCGGCGGGTGGCGGGCAATCGGGGATTGTTCGCCCGCTTGATCCTGGAATTCTGTCGCAAGTACCGGCGTTCCGGCGAGACCTTGCGCAAGGCTTTGGATGCTGGCGAGGTGGGTGAGGCCCGTCGTTTGCTGCATGCCCTGGGGGGGATGGCGGGCAATCTTTCGGCCCGTGATCTCCATGGCACCATCAACGCTTTGAGAAACGCCATCAAACAGGAACACAGGGGAGAGATTCCGGTTTTGCTGGATCAGTTTGATCAGCACTTGCGGATCGTGGTGGAATCGGCTTTCCTTTTGGAGGGGTTGAACCGGTCGGAACCGTCGACGACCCCCGATGTCGGGACCGAGAATTTCGCCTGGGATGTCTCCGTGGTGGCGCCATTGCTGGAGCAGACCATGTATCTTTTGGGGTCCAACAATTTGGCTGCGAAACGGATGATGCCTGCCATTCGTGAGGCGTTGCCTGGGCCGCGTTTCCAAGAGGAGATCCGCGCCATGGAAGAAAACGTGAATCAACTCGATTTTGCCGCCGCGCGTCCTCCTTTGGAGGCCATTGCCCGCGCGCTTGCTTTGATCCTGACCACGGGTGAGACTCCATGAAAAAAAACCGGGAAAAACCGGTCATCCTGGTAGTGGATGACGAATCGATCAATATCGAGGTGTTGGATGAGATTCTGCGGCGCGATTATGTCGTGTTGTTTTCCACCCATGGCAAGATGGCCCTGGAGATGGCCGTTGTCCAGGATCCGGATCTGGTTCTGCTGGATATCATGATGCCGGGGATGGATGGTCATGAGGTGTGTCGCCGACTGAAGGCCGATAGCCGCACCCGGGCGATTCCGGTGGTGTTCGTGACCGCCATGAGTGGCAAGGAGGATGTGGTCGAGGGATTGCGGCTCGGGGCCTATTATTATTTGACCAAGCCGGTGGACCCTCCGGCCATTCAGGCGGTGATTGCCGCCGCATTGCACGAATACGCCACCCATTGCGCCTTGCAGGAAGAGGTCAACAAGACCGCCAGCATTTTTGGGCTGTTGGAGAGCGGTCGATTCCGGTTTCGCACCATCGAGGAGGCCCGTTCACTGGCGGTGCTGCTGGCCAAGGCCTGTCCCGAGCCGGAAAAACGGGTGCTGGGTTTGACGGAGTTGATGGTCAACGCGGTGGAGCATGGCAATCTGTCCATCAGTTATCAAGAAAAGAGCGCCTTGCACAAGTCGGGCAGTTGGGCCGATGAGATCGAACGGCGTCTGAACCGGCCGGAATATGCCAAGAGAAGCGCGACCGTCGAGTTTGTGCGGGATGGGGGGGAGATCCGGTTTTTGATTTGTGATCAGGGGGAGGGGTTTGACTGGCGCGCCTTCATGAAGATCGATCCGGACCGGGTTTTCGATTCCCACGGTCGGGGCATCGCCATGGCCAACATGCTCAGTTTCGACGCGGTGCGTTATCTGGGCAAGGGCAACGA includes these proteins:
- a CDS encoding response regulator, with the protein product MKEKLVSALLPLLWTVLLAASLFWNLWNAGRDSESIVMAFARAFSDALISTHLWNANLGGVYVKVTDDIQSNPYLNPVMRDLTTRDGVRLTLIHPSQMLRQIAEVSQYDQKVRYHLIALRPIRSANTPDGWETGVLRAFRNPDDERLELVASTLHFRYMRPLLAQEACLKCHAGQVARVGEILGGVSLTIPGGVHLNALRSSRLAWGVSHGVVWLLGLGGMYAFRRFRDRQRQLLDYSREALLQEKASAENATREKSELLGQLLQKSSKLSKQNKELELLGQIRSVTNRLLIDALEPLSLMEHLEEAMFLITATPWFGIQPRGSIFLWDEASGELVLAVHHQLSEPLLTLCARVPLGHCLCGRAAQTRQVVFTSHLGDRHEIRFEGMEEHGHYCLPILTGDRLLGVLNLYVDHNHTPTTEEANFLRSVTSTLAGIIVRAEQDEQLAEAKRRAEEGTRAKSAFLANMSHEIRTPINAILGLGHLLEQTILSGQQLDYLRKIRFSSQSLLNIINDILDFSKIEAGKLSLESVPFHLEEILGHVIGLVEHKAREKGLVILLDIPQDLPCTLRGDPLRLGQVLTNLIGNAVKFTESGEIAVSVQPYYYSESFVVHCFSVQDTGIGLTPEQQAGLFQAFSQADLSTTRRFGGTGLGLAISRQLVRMMGGRIWVESEPGRGSLFAFTAAFWRQDQQTVLQDADARHHSLTRDPASDERALAALRGASVLVVEDNDINQQVAKEILQQWGLVVTVVGDGRAAIQAVEQAHPPFAAVFMDVQMPVMDGYHATRAIRGLAVGGDLPVIAMTANAMSGDRERSLAEGMNDHLVKPIDVDLLKASVLHWVKPVPGGGVEGEVKAAVVVSAEALPACVLPEVLPGIDLEDGLRRVAGNRGLFARLILEFCRKYRRSGETLRKALDAGEVGEARRLLHALGGMAGNLSARDLHGTINALRNAIKQEHRGEIPVLLDQFDQHLRIVVESAFLLEGLNRSEPSTTPDVGTENFAWDVSVVAPLLEQTMYLLGSNNLAAKRMMPAIREALPGPRFQEEIRAMEENVNQLDFAAARPPLEAIARALALILTTGETP
- a CDS encoding response regulator, whose translation is MKKNREKPVILVVDDESINIEVLDEILRRDYVVLFSTHGKMALEMAVVQDPDLVLLDIMMPGMDGHEVCRRLKADSRTRAIPVVFVTAMSGKEDVVEGLRLGAYYYLTKPVDPPAIQAVIAAALHEYATHCALQEEVNKTASIFGLLESGRFRFRTIEEARSLAVLLAKACPEPEKRVLGLTELMVNAVEHGNLSISYQEKSALHKSGSWADEIERRLNRPEYAKRSATVEFVRDGGEIRFLICDQGEGFDWRAFMKIDPDRVFDSHGRGIAMANMLSFDAVRYLGKGNEVMAVLSIVQSGEARW